Proteins from a genomic interval of Thunnus maccoyii chromosome 1, fThuMac1.1, whole genome shotgun sequence:
- the tmem9b gene encoding transmembrane protein 9B: MKCAFLLQVLVLAGFVPFIEVTAKNSEDIRCKCICPPYRDIKGQIYKNNVSLKDCNCLHVVDPMPVDGKDVEAYCLRCECKYEERSSGTIKFTIIMYLSILGLLLLYMVYLTLLEPMLKRRLFGHSQLIQSDDDVGDQQPFANAQNVLSRSHSRPNMLNKVEHAQQRWRRQVQEQRKSVFDRHVVLS; the protein is encoded by the exons ATGAAGTGTGCGTTTCTGCTCCAGGTTCTGGTGCTGGCGGGTTTTGTGCCGTTCATAGAAGTGACAGCGAAG AATTCTGAAGACATCCGCTGTAAATGCATCTGTCCACCATACAGAGACATCAAGGGTCAGATCTACAAAAATAATGTGTCTCTCAAAGACTG TAACTGTCTCCATGTAGTTGATCCAATGCCGGTTGACGGGAAAGATGTGGAGGCGTACTGTTTACGCTGCGAGTGTAAATATGAGGAGAGAAGCTCAGGGACCATTAAG TTCACCATCATCATGTACCTCTCCATTCTGGGCCTGCTGCTTCTCTACATGGTCTACCTGACTCTCCTAGAGCCCATGCTGAAGAGGCGTCTGTTTGGACACTCGCAGCTTATccaaagtgatgatgatgttggg GACCAGCAGCCTTTTGCCAACGCTCAAAACGTCCTGTCCCGTTCACACTCTCGACCCAACATGCTGAACAAAGTGGAGCACGCCCAGCAGCGCTGGAGGAGGCAGGTCCAGGAACAGAGGAAGTCTGTGTTTGACCGCCATGTTGTTCTCAGTTAA